One genomic segment of Falco cherrug isolate bFalChe1 chromosome 13, bFalChe1.pri, whole genome shotgun sequence includes these proteins:
- the LOC102056857 gene encoding prolyl-tRNA synthetase associated domain-containing protein 1-like, with the protein MAAAEPRQALAQRLRDLGIATVTAEHPEVFTVEEMMPHVQHMKGGHSKNLFLKDKKKKGFWLVTVLHNRQINLNDLAKKLGVGSGNLRFADENAMLEKLRVGQGCATPLALFCDQGDVKFVLDAGFLEGGYEKVYFHPMTNSATMGLSPDDFLKFVRSTGHEPIIIHFD; encoded by the exons atggcggcggcggagccACGGCAGGCGCTGGCCCAGCGGCTGCGGGACTTGGGCATCGCCACGGTCACGGCCGAGCACCCCGAG GTGTTCACTGTTGAAGAAATGATGCCTCACGTCCAACACATGAAAGGAGGTCACAGTaagaacctttttcttaaagacaaaaagaagaaaggattcTGGCTGGTGACTGTTCTGCACAACaggcaaattaatttaaatgatcTTGCTAAAAAACTGGGTGTTGGAAGTGGAAACCTAAGGTTCGCTGATGAAAATGCCATGCTGGAAAAGCTAAGAGTGGGCCAGGGCTGTGCGACACCACTAGCCCTCTTCTGTGACCAGGGAGATGTGAAGTTTGTGCTGGATGCTGGCTTTCTGGAAGGTGGCTACGAAAAGGTGTATTTTCATCCAATGACAAATTCTGCAACCATGGGCTTAAGCCCTGATGACTTTTTGAAGTTTGTGAGATCAACAGGCCACGAGCCTATCATCATACATTTTGATTAA